The Sulfitobacter sp. S223 genome has a window encoding:
- a CDS encoding AAA family ATPase: MPHHSIVRDSATPAFTLDLMQSLLRHVYVENHRRTNTPARFAPSKHPFDDDNDDDLMDFPDTPEDVPTLPSYQTTAADNLGPEEIAEWQSRGIDPYATAADGTNRLQQPKLPLTRLIFAARFAAIFNTPEMARSLVSPQAVTLLSIPDDAERELFFEMFPDILEQTAQALDEAGIHLHGIAVAELPNVQAASSHRGRKEFNDKVDRLIAKGNNVIVVARTRDDLPRSGQLLCTRTATLPPVTGDMVIEILRQTHSITGKLSDVAIRGRFPNDAAFQELPMPLVKSAFAEQTTLEVADRLLALTRRLGTGKVARGPSLDAIYLPPQAQQDMKHLLSDLGQWQAGNLPWSEVTSSVLLYGPPGTGKTLLAQALAGSAGIPLIATSYGICQKAGHQGDFLRTLSESVENAIACAPCVFFIDELDSFSKRSVSHRNSGYVAAIVNALLEHLTKLNDTAGVIVLGATNLPENVDPAIIRPGRFDRHTALENPNRAGIKRICEIELGASAQDLDLATVADRLLGMSGAQVAAVVRDARGNARHSNTTLCNQHLHAAVDHVAPEGRQEDLHRIAIHEAGHAVVAHILGLPLPDMVRITARGGAYLGKIPFAATKKNVCDQIAVTLGGRAAEAVLLGSVSNGAESDLEQATEIAFKARYSWGLYPNNLLSLSSVKLTHLDPLAPLGSVVNSDIRGHYLRAKEIVEDNVKLVERVAAALLEQREIDGDALAEVLAAHNITNSDRPTEALIG, translated from the coding sequence ATGCCCCACCATTCCATCGTGCGCGACAGCGCAACTCCCGCCTTCACTCTCGACCTGATGCAGAGTCTCCTCCGGCACGTCTATGTCGAGAACCACCGGCGGACCAATACCCCTGCCCGGTTTGCTCCTTCCAAGCACCCCTTCGATGACGACAATGACGACGACTTGATGGATTTTCCGGATACGCCCGAAGACGTCCCCACCCTGCCCTCATACCAGACCACGGCCGCTGACAATCTCGGACCCGAAGAGATTGCGGAGTGGCAGTCGCGCGGCATTGACCCCTATGCCACCGCAGCCGATGGCACTAACCGCCTCCAGCAGCCAAAGCTGCCGCTGACCCGTTTGATCTTTGCCGCACGCTTTGCGGCCATCTTCAATACGCCAGAGATGGCGCGGTCTCTTGTGTCACCACAAGCTGTTACGCTGCTGTCTATTCCCGACGATGCAGAACGCGAGCTCTTCTTCGAAATGTTCCCTGACATCTTGGAACAGACCGCACAGGCCCTTGATGAGGCAGGCATCCACTTACATGGCATCGCTGTTGCGGAGCTTCCGAATGTTCAGGCCGCATCAAGCCATCGCGGCCGCAAGGAGTTCAACGACAAGGTTGACCGGCTGATCGCTAAAGGGAACAACGTGATCGTTGTCGCCAGAACCCGCGATGATCTGCCGCGCAGCGGGCAGCTGCTATGCACGCGGACTGCTACCTTGCCCCCAGTCACGGGCGATATGGTCATCGAGATTTTGCGGCAGACCCATTCCATCACCGGAAAGCTGTCAGACGTCGCGATCCGCGGTCGCTTCCCCAACGACGCTGCCTTTCAAGAATTGCCCATGCCGCTGGTCAAGAGCGCGTTTGCAGAGCAGACCACGCTTGAGGTTGCAGATCGCCTCCTCGCACTGACCCGCCGCCTCGGCACAGGCAAAGTGGCGCGCGGCCCCTCTCTTGATGCCATCTATCTTCCGCCCCAAGCGCAACAGGACATGAAGCATCTCCTCAGTGACCTCGGCCAGTGGCAGGCAGGCAATCTGCCTTGGTCGGAGGTCACGTCATCGGTGCTCCTCTACGGCCCTCCCGGAACCGGTAAAACGCTTCTCGCCCAGGCCCTCGCCGGCTCTGCCGGTATCCCGCTAATCGCCACCAGCTACGGTATCTGTCAAAAAGCGGGCCATCAGGGAGATTTTCTGCGGACCCTGTCCGAGAGCGTGGAAAACGCTATCGCTTGCGCCCCCTGCGTTTTCTTCATTGATGAGCTGGATTCTTTTTCCAAGCGATCTGTCTCACACCGCAATTCTGGCTATGTCGCCGCAATCGTCAACGCCCTGCTCGAGCACCTCACAAAGCTCAATGACACTGCTGGTGTAATCGTTCTGGGCGCAACAAATCTGCCAGAGAACGTGGACCCTGCAATCATCCGCCCCGGGCGTTTTGATCGGCATACGGCGTTGGAGAACCCCAACCGCGCAGGGATCAAACGGATCTGCGAGATTGAGCTGGGCGCAAGTGCTCAGGATCTCGATCTTGCAACTGTCGCCGACCGTCTTCTTGGTATGTCAGGCGCGCAGGTCGCGGCCGTCGTCCGCGACGCACGGGGCAACGCCCGTCATAGCAACACGACGCTCTGCAACCAGCACCTCCACGCAGCTGTCGACCATGTTGCGCCCGAGGGACGCCAGGAGGATTTGCATCGCATCGCTATCCATGAAGCGGGCCATGCCGTTGTAGCACATATTCTCGGCCTACCCTTGCCCGACATGGTGCGCATCACGGCCCGCGGTGGGGCCTATCTCGGCAAGATCCCCTTTGCCGCGACAAAGAAAAACGTCTGTGACCAGATCGCCGTCACCCTGGGGGGCCGTGCCGCAGAAGCCGTCCTTCTCGGATCGGTGTCGAACGGCGCAGAGAGCGACTTGGAGCAGGCCACGGAAATTGCGTTCAAAGCAAGATATTCATGGGGGCTCTATCCAAACAACCTGCTCTCCCTCAGTTCCGTGAAGCTGACCCACCTCGATCCCCTCGCCCCCCTCGGATCGGTCGTGAACTCGGATATCAGAGGACACTATCTGCGCGCGAAAGAAATCGTTGAGGACAACGTAAAACTGGTGGAGCGGGTGGCAGCAGCCCTCTTGGAGCAGCGGGAGATCGACGGGGACGCGTTGGCCGAGGTACTGGCCGCGCACAACATCACGAACTCTGATCGACCAACGGAGGCGTTGATTGGCTAA